TTTCCCTTATTTTTGGGCAATCAAAAGGAAGAAAGTGCAAGAAAACTATCAACAAAAGATTTTGGGAATATTAGGTGGCGGCCAATTAGGACGTATGGTAATCCAATCCGCTATCTCTTATAATATAGACATCCATATTTTAGACCCTGACCCTAATGCTCCTTGCAAAGACATCTGTCAGAACTTTATTCAAGGTAAGCTAACGGATTTTGACACGGTATATAATTTTGGAAAAAATTGCGATGTCATCACCATTGAAATAGAGAATGTAAATACTGAGGCGCTTCAAAGACTTGCTGATGAGGGGAAAGAAGTTTTTCCCCAACCCCATATCATTAAAATGATACAGGACAAACGTCTCCAAAAACAGTTTTATAAAAACAACAACATACCTTCCGCTGATTTTATATTGACAGCCAATAAGGAAGAGGTCAAGGCCAATTCCGGATTTTTGCCCGCAGTGAATAAGTTGGGAAGAGAAGGGTATGATGGTAGAGGTGTACAAGTTTTAAAAACCAAAAAAGATCTGGAAAATGCTTTTGATGCTCCGGGTCTATTGGAAAAACTGATAGATTTCGAACAGGAATTGTCAGTGATTGTTGCCAGAAATAAGCAAGGAGAAACTGTTGCTTTTCCATCTGTAGAATGTTCTTTTCACCCGACAGCCAATTTGGTGGAGTTCCTGTTTGCACCTGCAAACATATCAATAGCAACTGAGGAAAAAGCCAAATCCCTGGCATTTCAGGTAATTGAAAAACTGGAAATGGTCGGGATACTTGCCGTGGAAATGTTTGTGACCAGATCAGGAGATATATTGGTCAATGAAATCGCTCCAAGACCACATAATAGTGGACATCACACCATTGAAGCCAATTTTACCTCACAATTTGAACAACACTTACGGTCAGTATTGAATATGCCTTTGGGGAATACTGCACTAAGGTGTCCGGCTGCAATGGTAAATCTATTGGGTGAAGATGGGTTTACAGGTAATGCTATTGTGGAGGGAATGGATAAAGCGATTTCTCAAAAAGGGGTATATGTACATCTATACGGGAAAAAAGTCACCAAGCCTTTCAGAAAAATGGGACATGTTACCATTTTGGATGAGAACGTTTCTGTCCTGAAAAAACGTGCCTTGGAAATCAAAGAAATCATAAAAATAAAAGCTTAAGCAATGGCCATACAAGTAGGAATCATCATGGGGAGTAAATCCGATTTGCCGATCATGTCGGAAGCAGCAATCGTTTTGGAAGAATTGGGTGTGGAATATGAATTGACAGTTGTTTCTGCTCACCGAACTCCCCACAGGATGGTAGAATATGCAGAGTCAGCCAAAAACAGAGGCCTCAAAGTAATCATAGCCGGGGCAGGTGGTGCAGCCCACTTGCCAGGAATGGTGGCTTCCCTTACCACCCTTCCGGTATTGGGGGTTCCTATTAAATCCTCCAATTCCATAGATGGATGGGATAGTGTACTTTCCATTCTTCAAATGCCAGCAGGTATTCCAGTCGCAACTTTGGCTTTAAACGGAGCTAGAAATGCCGGAATCCTTGCTGCATCTATTGTAGGTGCTTTCAATGAAGATATTTCTCTTAAACTATCCTCATTCAAAGACTCTCTGAAAGAAAAAGTCGAAACTTCCGCAAAAGAAATTGAAACTAAGGGATGGAGAAACACGTAAAAAACAGTAGGCTTATAAATTAAAGTTTAATTACTTTTAATTTTCTTAGAGAAGCGAGGCACTTATGCCTCGCTTCTTTTTTTGTTCCAATATTAGATAAATGATAAGAAACCCGATATTTGCTCCATGGACCTCAAAAAAAATATCCGATTCAAAATCGGGAGTGAAAATTGGGAAATGCCTTTGGGCATATTACTGTTACTTTTGGGCATTTCATTGATACTCATGATTGTAGGGGCTTATTTGGGATATAGATTTGGGCAAAATATCCGTTAATCTTCAAAAATTCCCCAACCATCATTATTCTTGATTGAGGAATCAAATCCCTTTACCCATTCTACAAACATGGATTTATACTCTTTGATGGCATCCCTTACTAGCTGAAGGTGTTCCTCTGCATGGGTTCCTTCCAAAGCCAATTGATATGTCATGGAATGCAAACTTCTTGCATGTATTTTTATAAGGACTGCATTTTCCATTTTCAGGATATAGTCATCCACTGCTTCTGCACTTGCAAATTTTGCGGGAAGGACCCCGGCACTTTCCAGCATCAATCCCCCATAAAGTTCCATTCTTGCCTCATCCAATGAGCCAACCAAAGCTCTGGTAAGTTCAAAAATATCCATTCCTTTTTTCATCAAAGGATGCTTATCTATCCTTTCATTTTCTCTTCGGAATTCCTCTTCATCACTTTCATCCCAGCTATCATCATCAAAATCATCCCACATAGCTTCAATAATTAATTCGTGAAAATCATATTATTTTAGGAAAGTGCCACAATTTTTACAAAATGAGGCACATCCTGAAATCTAAATAAATTATTGCCATTTAAAACGGCAGGATATCATCTCCGCTTTCATCAGAAAAAGTAGTCACATCTGGGACCGAGATTGTGCCCGATCTTGGATTGCTCTTTGGTTGATTCCCTTTTTCAACTTTCCAGGCTTTGACATCTGTATACCATCTACCGTTATATTCACGGCTTTCAATATCTACAGATGCTGTGACTTCATCACCCATATTCATATTAAATTGATCAATATTATCACCCCAAACAGTCAGACATACCTTTTTTGGGTAAGTCCCGGGTAATTCCAAAATATAATCTCTTTTCCTCCAGCTGCCTTTTGCTGAAGTTCCACCTTGTTCCGGCAAGATTTGTACTATTTTTCCGCTTAGTTCCATAATTTTTATTAGTATTGAAAAACGAAGTTAACAAAAAGGCAAGATTTACATCGGCTTTTCACCCAAAGCTTGTTCAACTTATTTGCCTGAATAAATTTTCCTTCTAATATTCTGAGATTTTAGAAACTCTATAATAAAAACAGGAGTTTATCCGTTAAAGAAACAGAAAATAAATTTTTTGTTTTGTAAAAAACGAGGTTTGCATACAAATTAAATTTCAGTTTTTTTATTGTAAAGTACAAAATAATCTATTTTGACTTTTTTTAGTTAATTTCTTTTTCAAAAAAAACACAGTTTCTATTGCATCAATGTTATTGAATTTTTACATTTGAAAGCAATCATTAAAATGTTTCACCCTCACAGATATACTATGGCATAAAACTCTACGTTATTAAAAAAGTCAATTTGTATGAGCAATAGGTTAATTCCTAAAGATGCCGAACTGATCGCACAGTACCGAAGCGGAAGTGAAGCAGCATTTGAAAAGTTAGTAAACAAATACAGTCCGAGAGTTTATACCACCATTTATCTGATCGTAAAAGATCAGGGAGTAGCTGAGGATTTACTTCAAGATGTATTTGTAAAAGTAGTACAGACTTTAAGTTCTGACGGCTATAACGAAGAGGGTAAATTTCAGCCATGGTTGATGCGCATAGCGCATAATTTAGCCATCGATTATTTTAGAAAATGCAAACGCTATCCCACTATTGTCATGGAGGATGGTGCCAATATTTTCAATACATTGAGATTCGCAGAAGAAAATATCGAAGATCTCAAGGTAAAAGAAGATACTGTTGACTTGGTCAGGAAGCTTGTTGATGAGCTTCCCGAAACCCAGAAACAGGTGCTCATTATGAGACATTACATGGATTTGAGTTTTCAGGAAATTGCAGAACAGACTGGAGTAAGTATCAATACTGCTTTAGGAAGAATGCGATACGCTTTGATAAACATGAGGAAAAAATTGAAACAATTAAACGTTGCCTATGACAAAATCTTTTACCCCAAATGACCTGTTAAGATATATCTATCAGGAAATGAGCGAGGGTGAGAATGAGCTGTTTGTGCAGGCCTTGCGCGGTAATGATACCTTGATGCAAGACTATTTAGAGATGCTGAGCACTATCGGACAATTGGACCAACTCATTCTAGAACCTTCGGAAAAAGTAGTAAAAGCCATCCTACGGAGGGCCAAATCTACAGGACTCGAAAAAGTTTGATAGAATCAGACGAAATGGTAACCTGAAAGCTTAATTGCTTTCAGGTTTTTTTATTAACTGAATACTTTTTTCCGCAAAACGCTTACCCAAAATCACATATCCTTGTGCTGACATATGTAAATCGTTTTCAATTTTTTGCCCTTCTCTGTTTACTCCGTCATTCAAATCATCTGTGTCAACCCAGTCAAAATGAGGATTTGATTCGGCTACTTTTACTTGAATGTCTCTGATTACTGTCCAATCAGGATATTTTTCGTTTCTTAAATCAAAATCATTCAATCTACCAATCAGAAAATTTACATCTGAGCGACCAAGGTCTTTACTCAGCTGATTATACAATCCAATCAAACTTGCTTCATATACACTGCCATAAGATTCCCTAGCGTCGCGTTCTCCCTGCATCCAAATAAAAGTTACTGACAGAATATTTTCATTTTGGATGACTGTATTAACCAGATTCATCAAGGAATCATATAAATCCGGCTTTTCTATTAAACTATTTCCATCAATAGTTTCCCGATCTTTATACCAACGTCTGATGGGTTGACCTCCCATGGCATTTTTAACAACAATAATTTTATCACCTCCAAGAGAATCTTTAAGTATCGGAATGAAGGATTCCTCTGGGTTTAAACCTTCCATATTTGATTGACCCGACAGGATAAAAAGATGTTTCCCATCTATTTGAAAGGAAAAAACTGATTCCGAAATCAATATTAAATTCGCTAAAATGAGAAATGCTATTTTCATGTATTAATTTTTTAAGTAAGGAAATTGGTTGAAAAATTAACACCAAAAAATTAAAAGGTTTTAAAACAAAGTTAAACTCAGCAGCATCACCCACTGAAAAATAAAATCAAATATCCAACTATAAATATAATTATTATGCCTAAACTTTCCCAGCCAATTTTACCAATTCCCTGTTTTTCTCTATATAGCAACCCCATTAATAAGACTGACATCAATAAAATAGTCAGGGTAATAATATAGGAATCCGCAGAGGTAGCAGCGTGAAGAATTGATCCCTTATAAAAAAAATCTGCAAGAGCCACCACAATAACTTCAAATGAATTTCCACCAACAATATTGCTTACTGCCATAGTCAAAGAGCCTCTTTTTACTGCACTGATAGACACAATCAATTCAGGCAGGGAAGTCGCCACTGCTGTAAATAAGCCT
This window of the Aquiflexum balticum DSM 16537 genome carries:
- a CDS encoding 5-(carboxyamino)imidazole ribonucleotide synthase produces the protein MQENYQQKILGILGGGQLGRMVIQSAISYNIDIHILDPDPNAPCKDICQNFIQGKLTDFDTVYNFGKNCDVITIEIENVNTEALQRLADEGKEVFPQPHIIKMIQDKRLQKQFYKNNNIPSADFILTANKEEVKANSGFLPAVNKLGREGYDGRGVQVLKTKKDLENAFDAPGLLEKLIDFEQELSVIVARNKQGETVAFPSVECSFHPTANLVEFLFAPANISIATEEKAKSLAFQVIEKLEMVGILAVEMFVTRSGDILVNEIAPRPHNSGHHTIEANFTSQFEQHLRSVLNMPLGNTALRCPAAMVNLLGEDGFTGNAIVEGMDKAISQKGVYVHLYGKKVTKPFRKMGHVTILDENVSVLKKRALEIKEIIKIKA
- the purE gene encoding 5-(carboxyamino)imidazole ribonucleotide mutase codes for the protein MAIQVGIIMGSKSDLPIMSEAAIVLEELGVEYELTVVSAHRTPHRMVEYAESAKNRGLKVIIAGAGGAAHLPGMVASLTTLPVLGVPIKSSNSIDGWDSVLSILQMPAGIPVATLALNGARNAGILAASIVGAFNEDISLKLSSFKDSLKEKVETSAKEIETKGWRNT
- a CDS encoding DUF3127 domain-containing protein, encoding MELSGKIVQILPEQGGTSAKGSWRKRDYILELPGTYPKKVCLTVWGDNIDQFNMNMGDEVTASVDIESREYNGRWYTDVKAWKVEKGNQPKSNPRSGTISVPDVTTFSDESGDDILPF
- a CDS encoding RNA polymerase sigma factor — its product is MSNRLIPKDAELIAQYRSGSEAAFEKLVNKYSPRVYTTIYLIVKDQGVAEDLLQDVFVKVVQTLSSDGYNEEGKFQPWLMRIAHNLAIDYFRKCKRYPTIVMEDGANIFNTLRFAEENIEDLKVKEDTVDLVRKLVDELPETQKQVLIMRHYMDLSFQEIAEQTGVSINTALGRMRYALINMRKKLKQLNVAYDKIFYPK
- a CDS encoding sialate O-acetylesterase, whose product is MKIAFLILANLILISESVFSFQIDGKHLFILSGQSNMEGLNPEESFIPILKDSLGGDKIIVVKNAMGGQPIRRWYKDRETIDGNSLIEKPDLYDSLMNLVNTVIQNENILSVTFIWMQGERDARESYGSVYEASLIGLYNQLSKDLGRSDVNFLIGRLNDFDLRNEKYPDWTVIRDIQVKVAESNPHFDWVDTDDLNDGVNREGQKIENDLHMSAQGYVILGKRFAEKSIQLIKKPESN